In Salvelinus fontinalis isolate EN_2023a chromosome 8, ASM2944872v1, whole genome shotgun sequence, the genomic stretch agaaatcctggttggacaAATTCTGGAATTAAAACGAGGAAATAATCCATGAAACCGCTAACCAGGATTATCTATCATCTACAGGTCAAGACCTTCTCTCAGCCTGTTTCCTGTCAGTCTGTATCCCACCAAAACCTGAGACGTCTGCAGGTCAGGTTTAATCCAGGGACTGTTGTCGGTGGCCCTCTGTGGCTGTGTGCTGCTCCAGGGGCCTGGGGTGTGGGATGCATGGTTGGCCCGGAGCCATGACTGGGTGCTCCAGGGGCCTCCTCTCTGGTCCCCGGGGTCTTGGGCGGTGGAACCGAAGATGCAAGCTGCAGACAGGCTGACCTGGTCAGAGAAGCTGTCCCCGGAAGTCCCTGTTTCCCCTGATTCCACATTAGACAGCTCAGCCTCTCCATCCTGCAGCGGTttgaggaaggagaagagagctCTCTCTGCAGGTCCAgaatcttctctctccctcctccccccttccctctTACCTTCACCTGTGTTTCTGATGGGAAGCTCCTCTgtctcatctcccctctctctcctgttcttttcCCTCTTACTCTGCATTTCCCTGCTCCTCTGCTGTTTTGACCTCTGTTTGGCCTCGCtgggcctcacctcctcctcctccacttcctgtctgttcTTGGGTAAACTCTGGGTGCGTTTCCCGTTGTCCTTATCCCCTAAACTCTGACCTCTGTGGCTGACCacctgaccctcctcctcctcgggcCAATCCAGGTCTGTGTCAGGAGTacctcctcctctgctcctcgTTCCCCCCAGACTACCTCCTTTACTctgcctctcccctcctctatccacccTTTCGCTCTTCCTTGGCAGAGAGTGTGTCTTATCTACTGCAGCCACACCCGCATCctctgggtagagagagaaggagactgaTCTGGGatcatggtctgagagagagagagagagagagagagagagggggacggggacgagagggggatgagatggcagagagagagggagagagggcagagaaagagggggaggagagggcaaaaagagagagagggagggggaagggggggtgagagagcagagagagagagagagagcgagaggtcagagagagagagagagagagagaggtcagagagagagtggtcagagagagagagagagagagagtggtcagagagagagagagagagaggtcagagagagagtggtcagagagagagagagtggtcagagagagagagagaaaggtcagagagcgagagagagaggtgatagggAGTTAGAGGGAAAACACCAATTAGAAACCAGTTTTCAGTTTAACACAAACAACAAACAGTGTTATCCAAGTTTGAGGTAAAACAAAACAGGTGATGATGAAATGGGATGAAAATGTAGAGAATAGCGAGCCCGGTGGCTCTTTGTTTCAGCCTAagtaatgtactgtaaatgttGACTGAGATAACACGACTTATGTTTCCACTGAAATACAATGATTATGGAGGCTGAACAACAACTTCTATTCAATTATATCTAGGtttgcaaaattctggtaacttttACAAAATTCTCTGGTTTTCCCAAAATCCTGGTTGTAAGATTTTTTTGAATTGCATGAAATCTGGGAAACATCCAACCAAGATTTCTGGAAAAACAGGGAATTTTGTGAAAGAGACTGAGTTTTTTCCCAAACCTAGTTCTATCACAACTACACTTTGTGATAGTGTACTGTTGGATCCTATACGACTATGAGCGGTGTATAAATATATGTCTATTCCATAGGTCTGGAGGTACGACTCACTGCGCATAGAATTTATCTACAAGAGCGAATAAACACGAACATAAGGGACAACCCTGCCGTTTACCTCTTGATAATGTAACTCAGGACAACGAGAACATGTGCTTCAGACTGTACGGTTCAGTTGGGAAGAGGCACTAGCAACGCAAAGGTTGTTGGTTCAAGTCACGCAGGGATCACATACTAGACTGGATAACAGGGTCTACTAAGTGGCATACATCAAGATGAGTGGTTCTAGAACATAAATCAAAGAGAATGGAAGACTAACAGGAAGAGATACCAACCGCGAATTCTCTGTTCTGCCGACGACATAGAAACAAGGCTCTCCCTGCTTAGAGTTGGTCatacacagagacaggctggagagctccactggagggaggaggaggagagggacataaagaggagagagaaagacgaaGGTGAAGGGACAGTACAAAGAAAGAAGGAGACCACATGTACGGTCAGGAAaaagagagaaataggaagaaGAAAGTCAGGAAGATCCAAGACTCTGAGAACTGAGAACTGAGAACTGAGAACTGAGACTCTGAGATCTGAGACTCTGAGACTCTGAGCACTGAGACTCTGAGAACTGAGACTCTGAGAACTGAGACTCTGAGACTCTGAGACTCTGAGAACTAAGACTCTGAGAACTGAGACTCTGAGAACTGAGACTCTGAGAACTGAGACTCTGAGACTCTGAGAACTAAGACTCTGAGAACTGAGACTCTGAGAACTGAGACTCTGAGAACTGAGACTCTGAGAACTGAGACTCTGAGAACTGAGACTCTGAGACTCTGAGAACTGAGCACTGAGACACTGAGACTGagacccctccctgtctctcaccatagtctgggacgtatccttcctcccttccctgtctctacCATAGTCTGGGACATATCCTTGGGACATATCCTtcctcccttccctgtctcttaccatagtctgggacgtatccttccttccctccctgtctctcaccatagtctgggatgtatcctcccctccctgtctcttaccatagtctgggacgtatcctcccctccctgtctctcaccatagtctgggacgtatcctcccctccctgcctctcaccatagtctgggacgtatcctcccctccctgtctctcaccatagtctgggacgtatcctcccttccctgtctcttaccatagtctgggacgtatcctcccctctctgtctcttaccatagtctgggacttatcctcccctccctgtctctcaccatagtctgggacgtatcctccctccctgtctcttaccatagtctgggacatatcctcccttccctgtctcttaccatagtctgggacgtatcctcccttccctgtctcttaccatagtctgggacatatcctcccctctctgtctcttaccatagtctgggacgtatcctcccttccctgtctcttaccatagtctgggacgtatcctcccttccctgtctcttaccatagtctgggacgtatcctcccttccctgtctcttaccatagtctgggacgtatcctcccctctctgtctcttaccatagtctgggacgtatcctcccttccctgtctcttaccatagtctgggacgtatcctcccccctctgtctcttaccatagtctgggacgtatcctcccttccctgtctcttaccatagtctgggacgtatcctcccctctctgtctcttaccatagtctgggacttatcctcccctccctgtctctcaccatagtctgggacgtatcctccctccctgtctcttaccatagtctgggacATATTacctcccttccctgtctcttaccatagtctgggacgtatcctcccttccctgtctcttaccatagtctgggacatatcctcccctctctgtctcttaccatagtctgggacgtatcctcccttccctgtctcttaccatagtctgggacgtatcctcccttccctgtctcttaccatagtctgggacgtatcctcccttccctgtctcttaccatagtctgggacgtatcctcccctctctgtctcttaccatagtctgggacgtatcctcccttccctgtctcttaccatagtctgggacgtatcctcccccctctgtctcttaccatagtctgggacgtatcctcccttccttgtctcttaccatagtctgggacgtatcctcccttccctgtctcttaccatagtctgggacatatcctcccttccctgtctcttaccatagtctgggacctatcctcccctccctgtctcttaccatagtctgggacgtatcctcccttccctgtctcttaccatagtctgggacgtatcctcccttccctgtctcttaccatagtctgggacgtatcctccctaccctgtctcttaccatagtctgggacgtatcctccctaccctgtctcttaccatagtctgggacgtatcctcccttccctgtctcttaccatagtctgggacgtatcctcccttccctgtctcttaccatagtctgggacgtatcctccctaccctgtctcttaccatagtctgggacgtatcctccctaccctgtctcttaccatagtctgggacgtatcctcccttccctgtctctcaccatagtctgggacgtatcctccctaccctgtctctcaccatagtctgggacgtatcctccctaccctgtctctcaccatagtctgggacgtatcctccctaccctgtctctcaccatagtctgggacgtatcctccctaccctgtctctcaccatagtctgggacgtatcctccctaccctgtctctcaccatagtctgggacgtatcctcccctctctgtctctcaccatagtctgggacgtatcctcccctctctgtctcttaccatagtctgggacgtatcctcccttccctgtctctcaccatagtctgggacgtatcctccctaccctgtctctcaccatagtctgggacgtatcctcccctctctgtctcttaccatagtctgggacgtatcctcccctctctgtctcttaccatagtctgggacgtatcctcccttccctgtctctcaccatagtctgggacgtatcctccctaccctgtctcttaccatagtctgggacgtatcctgcctaccctgtctctcaccatagtctgggacgtatcctcccttccctgtctctcaccatagtctgggacgtatcctcccttccctgtctctcaccatagtctgggacgtatcctcccttccctgtctctcaccatagtctgggacgtatcctcccttccctgtctctcaccatagtctgggacgtatcctcccttccctgtctctcaccatagtctgggacgtatcctcccctctctgtctcttagcatagtctgggacgtatcctgccttccctgtctctcaccatagtctgggacgtatcctcccttccctgtctcttaccatagtctgggacgtatcctcccttccctgtctctcaccatagtctgggacgtatcctcccttccctgtctctcaccatagtctgggacgtatcctcccttccctgtctctcaccatagtctgggacgtatcctccctaccctgtctcttaccatagtctgggacgtatcctcccctctctgtctctcaccatagtctgggacgtatcctccctaccctgtctcttaccatagtctgggacgtatcctgcctaccctgtctctcaccatagtctgggacgtatcctcccttccctgtctctcaccatagtctgggacgtatcctcccttccctgtctctcaccatagtctgggacgtatcctcccttccctgtct encodes the following:
- the LOC129861511 gene encoding uncharacterized protein LOC129861511, yielding HSLPRKSERVDRGGERQSKGGSLGGTRSRGGGTPDTDLDWPEEEEGQVVSHRGQSLGDKDNGKRTQSLPKNRQEVEEEEVRPSEAKQRSKQQRSREMQSKREKNRRERGDETEELPIRNTGEGKREGGRREREDSGPAERALFSFLKPLQDGEAELSNVESGETGTSGDSFSDQVSLSAACIFGSTAQDPGDQRGGPWSTQSWLRANHASHTPGPWSSTQPQRATDNSPWIKPDLQTSQVLVGYRLTGNRLREGLDL